The following proteins come from a genomic window of Nostoc sp. ATCC 53789:
- a CDS encoding DUF4912 domain-containing protein — protein MAKERPPLEEMTLRQLRRVASEYSISRYSRMRKSQLLASILEVQRSKTLLSPSRSLEAQETVEAAKFELGQEDRTGGSLADVDEGLADLPSGYGESRIVLLPRDPQWAYTYWDIPNEHKEELRRQGGQQLALRIYDVTDINIEYQSPHSIQEYPADELAREWYLPVPVSDRDYVIDIGYRAADGRWLVLARSARVHIPPVYPSDWIEDVFITVNFEEDLRGKTQYELVPPAKKIAATATANGGVNTNGNPIYDQIFGLAESAEALRVAGSIFGSQHQVPGSARPEQALSSYIFPSGVGMWAVPTVSGLTASGAGMSGVGFSASAVPVRPRQFWLIADAELIVYGATEPDATVTIGGRPIQLNPDGTFRFQMSFQDGLIDYPILAVAADGEQTRSIQMKFNRETPSRNTNTKEEAVLEWFS, from the coding sequence ATGGCAAAAGAACGCCCGCCCCTAGAGGAGATGACCTTACGGCAACTACGAAGAGTTGCCAGCGAATATAGCATCTCTCGCTATAGCCGAATGCGTAAATCACAATTGCTGGCATCAATTTTAGAAGTCCAGCGAAGCAAAACTTTGCTCAGTCCATCTCGTTCATTGGAGGCACAGGAAACCGTGGAAGCTGCTAAGTTTGAATTAGGTCAGGAAGATCGTACAGGTGGATCTCTAGCTGATGTTGATGAAGGACTCGCAGATTTGCCTTCTGGCTATGGTGAAAGCCGGATTGTCCTCTTACCACGCGATCCACAGTGGGCTTACACTTACTGGGATATCCCCAATGAACATAAAGAGGAACTACGCCGCCAAGGTGGACAACAACTCGCACTACGGATTTATGATGTTACCGACATCAATATCGAATACCAAAGCCCTCACAGCATTCAAGAATATCCTGCTGATGAACTAGCTAGAGAATGGTATCTACCAGTTCCAGTTAGCGATCGCGATTATGTGATAGATATCGGCTATCGTGCTGCTGATGGTCGCTGGTTAGTACTAGCTCGTTCTGCTAGAGTACACATTCCCCCCGTCTATCCTTCAGACTGGATTGAAGATGTCTTCATTACTGTCAACTTTGAAGAAGATTTGCGCGGTAAGACTCAGTACGAACTAGTTCCCCCAGCCAAGAAGATTGCAGCTACAGCTACCGCCAATGGTGGTGTAAACACTAACGGCAATCCTATCTACGACCAAATCTTTGGTTTAGCCGAATCTGCCGAAGCGCTACGAGTTGCTGGTTCTATCTTCGGTTCTCAGCATCAAGTACCAGGTTCAGCGCGTCCTGAACAAGCTCTTAGTTCCTACATTTTCCCATCTGGTGTGGGTATGTGGGCAGTTCCCACCGTCTCAGGCTTAACCGCTTCCGGTGCAGGAATGTCAGGTGTTGGCTTCTCCGCTTCCGCCGTCCCAGTGCGTCCGCGCCAGTTCTGGTTAATTGCCGATGCTGAATTGATAGTTTACGGTGCAACCGAACCCGACGCTACCGTAACCATTGGCGGCCGTCCAATTCAGCTAAATCCAGATGGAACATTCCGCTTCCAAATGTCCTTCCAGGATGGTTTAATTGACTATCCAATTCTGGCTGTAGCTGCGGATGGTGAGCAAACTCGGTCAATTCAGATGAAATTTAATCGTGAGACACCATCTCGGAATACTAACACTAAAGAAGAAGCTGTTTTAGAATGGTTCTCTTAA
- a CDS encoding phosphodiester glycosidase family protein — translation MSTKKLFLLFISIIGASLLSGCQQIEANPVPKASKTCPGKDPKFSIDFFKTNNQGKKNSRGINNVIIFNPKSAELDFKVNLGLSHKLYAKDTRGKLRKEYIPKQFHELIGDENAKLNGQLPIAAINADYIDTDNKPQGLNISRGIEYSGAFKNKRSSFGISGGTPNQRQATIQAGRRNNDILNYNLVGGNGRFYRQGKFKNICQDLGEFACKNATNRSLAAITNQGYVILLVNDLKANSEIELSQLNQELLPDMFDNVLQGIASNNCLGNIQEGILFDGGMSPGLYYNQKTYVENLGPIGSVFLIYKK, via the coding sequence ATGTCAACCAAAAAATTATTTTTGTTATTTATCTCGATAATTGGTGCAAGCTTGTTATCAGGTTGTCAACAGATTGAAGCAAATCCAGTCCCCAAAGCATCTAAAACTTGCCCTGGCAAAGATCCTAAATTCAGTATTGATTTTTTTAAAACCAATAATCAAGGTAAAAAAAATTCCAGAGGTATTAACAATGTGATTATTTTTAATCCCAAATCAGCAGAATTAGATTTCAAAGTTAATCTCGGTCTATCTCATAAACTCTACGCCAAAGATACCAGAGGTAAGCTGCGTAAAGAATACATTCCAAAACAGTTTCATGAACTCATCGGCGATGAGAATGCCAAATTGAACGGACAGCTACCCATTGCCGCAATTAATGCCGACTACATAGATACTGATAATAAGCCACAAGGTTTAAATATCTCTCGTGGTATAGAATATTCAGGAGCGTTTAAAAACAAACGTTCTTCCTTTGGGATATCAGGAGGTACACCCAACCAGAGGCAGGCTACTATCCAAGCTGGTAGAAGAAACAACGATATTCTCAATTACAATTTAGTAGGCGGTAATGGCAGATTCTATCGTCAGGGTAAGTTTAAAAATATTTGTCAAGATTTGGGAGAATTTGCTTGTAAAAATGCAACTAATCGCTCTCTGGCTGCTATCACTAATCAAGGCTATGTAATACTATTAGTTAATGACTTAAAAGCTAATTCAGAGATTGAATTATCTCAACTTAATCAAGAGTTACTGCCAGATATGTTTGATAATGTCCTCCAAGGCATTGCTAGCAATAACTGTTTAGGTAATATTCAAGAAGGAATTTTATTTGATGGAGGTATGTCTCCAGGATTGTATTATAACCAGAAAACTTATGTAGAAAATCTTGGGCCAATTGGTTCGGTTTTTTTGATCTATAAAAAATAA
- a CDS encoding XRE family transcriptional regulator produces MTRSVSQLVAKQPNIGKLIRALRQELNMSKEKFAAKLSVTFLTINPWEMEM; encoded by the coding sequence ATGACTCGTAGTGTAAGCCAACTTGTGGCAAAGCAACCTAATATTGGCAAACTAATTCGTGCCCTGCGGCAAGAGTTAAATATGTCTAAAGAAAAGTTTGCTGCCAAGCTTAGTGTCACTTTCCTAACAATTAACCCTTGGGAAATGGAGATGTAA